One Desulfonatronum thiosulfatophilum DNA window includes the following coding sequences:
- a CDS encoding efflux RND transporter periplasmic adaptor subunit has translation MSQKSRRVVLPIVLIIIAGLGWVIYQAIQPAPAPPGGPRQPGSQQVAVQTASVTQATVRDMRTFSGTLIPWAQFVVAPKISGRLERLFVDVGDLVQRDQLVAQLEDAEFVQQVEQARAELAVARANLEEARSELDIAEKEFARIETLREQRVASLAELELSKSRLLAQQARKRVAEAQIEQRQAALRAAEVRLSYTQIRATWPANGEDRPRVVGERFVDQGTTLTANAQMISVLDISALRAVFHVSERDYARLQVGQSAQVSVDAFPGQQFEGRVARIAPVFREASRQARIELELFNPEGLMKPGMFVRAQLELDRAEEAVVVPSVALVRRDGQHALFAVEDDATVRLTVVRVGISENGVSQILEPEDLSGEVVILGQHLLEDGSSVRVVED, from the coding sequence ATGTCTCAGAAATCCCGGCGCGTTGTTCTGCCGATTGTCTTGATCATCATTGCCGGACTAGGCTGGGTGATCTACCAGGCAATACAGCCGGCTCCCGCGCCGCCAGGCGGCCCTAGACAGCCTGGTAGTCAACAGGTCGCCGTGCAGACCGCATCGGTCACCCAGGCTACCGTGCGTGATATGCGCACTTTTTCCGGCACCCTCATTCCCTGGGCCCAATTCGTGGTGGCGCCGAAAATTTCCGGTCGCCTGGAACGATTGTTCGTCGATGTGGGCGACCTTGTTCAGCGTGATCAGCTGGTGGCCCAACTGGAGGATGCCGAATTCGTGCAGCAGGTCGAGCAGGCCCGCGCGGAACTGGCCGTGGCCCGGGCGAATCTTGAAGAGGCGCGCAGCGAGCTGGACATCGCGGAAAAGGAGTTTGCGCGCATCGAGACGTTGCGGGAGCAGAGAGTAGCCTCGTTGGCCGAATTGGAACTTTCCAAATCCAGATTGCTTGCCCAGCAGGCTCGAAAACGTGTGGCCGAGGCGCAGATCGAGCAGCGCCAGGCCGCGCTGCGTGCCGCGGAGGTGCGACTGAGCTATACCCAGATCCGGGCGACATGGCCGGCAAACGGCGAGGATCGCCCCCGAGTCGTAGGGGAACGTTTCGTGGATCAGGGAACAACCCTGACCGCGAACGCCCAGATGATCAGCGTCCTGGACATCAGCGCCCTGCGTGCGGTCTTTCATGTTTCGGAACGCGATTATGCCCGGCTTCAGGTCGGACAGTCCGCTCAGGTGTCGGTGGATGCGTTTCCAGGGCAACAATTTGAAGGTCGTGTTGCCCGCATCGCCCCTGTTTTTCGGGAAGCTTCCCGACAGGCCCGGATCGAACTGGAATTGTTCAACCCGGAGGGATTGATGAAGCCCGGAATGTTCGTGCGCGCCCAGCTTGAGCTGGATCGGGCGGAAGAAGCCGTGGTCGTGCCTTCCGTCGCGTTGGTGCGCAGGGACGGCCAGCATGCGCTTTTTGCGGTTGAAGACGACGCCACGGTCCGCCTGACTGTGGTCCGGGTCGGCATTTCCGAAAATGGCGTGTCCCAGATTCTTGAGCCCGAGGACTTGTCCGGCGAGGTCGTGATTCTGGGCCAACATCTCTTGGAAGACGGCTCATCTGTCCGCGTCGTGGAAGACTGA
- a CDS encoding ParA family protein, with protein sequence MRIITFANHKGGVGKTTTVVNTADILSRWGKRILVVDMDPQGNSTLTLGRKDPFEHQYTIGHLLADKELSVADCAHSVNGNLDLIPSNLHAYSQLALLPPNSAKRIFGLREKLEAVRGADNGYDLVLVDCPPQIEGPLITNAVAASDVYILPVDGESLYALQGTNHLIQAIEAIREDTNSDIRLLGVLVTMYNPRTTASRLVMDAVREFFGDALFQTVIRRNTTLNKANLSQQSIFDLDPASFGCQDYQKFATEMLSRVETGQKP encoded by the coding sequence ATGCGCATCATAACCTTTGCCAATCATAAGGGCGGTGTCGGCAAGACGACAACCGTGGTCAACACGGCGGATATCCTTTCCCGTTGGGGTAAGCGGATTCTGGTCGTGGACATGGACCCCCAGGGCAACTCCACCCTGACTCTGGGGCGCAAGGATCCCTTCGAGCACCAGTATACCATCGGTCATCTCCTGGCGGACAAGGAACTGTCCGTTGCCGATTGCGCACACTCGGTCAATGGAAATCTGGATCTGATTCCATCCAACCTGCATGCCTATTCCCAACTTGCTCTGCTGCCGCCCAATTCGGCAAAGCGGATCTTCGGTCTGCGGGAAAAATTGGAAGCCGTCAGGGGTGCGGACAATGGCTATGATCTCGTGCTGGTGGATTGTCCTCCCCAGATTGAAGGACCGTTGATCACCAACGCGGTTGCCGCTTCGGACGTTTACATTCTCCCAGTGGACGGCGAGTCCCTGTACGCCTTGCAGGGCACGAATCACCTGATCCAGGCCATCGAGGCAATCCGGGAAGACACGAACTCCGACATTCGACTGCTGGGAGTCCTGGTGACCATGTACAATCCTCGGACCACAGCCAGTCGGCTGGTCATGGATGCCGTGCGAGAGTTCTTTGGTGACGCCCTCTTTCAAACCGTGATCCGGCGCAATACGACCCTGAACAAGGCAAATCTGAGTCAGCAAAGCATATTCGATCTGGATCCGGCTTCGTTCGGATGCCAGGATTATCAAAAATTTGCCACGGAAATGCTTTCGCGGGTGGAGACGGGACAAAAACCCTAA
- a CDS encoding site-2 protease family protein, whose protein sequence is MFDITTFIRELALIAVPVLIAITCHEAAHGFAAWRLGDPTARLAGRLTFNPVKHVDPIGTIAFPLLLVLIKSPFIFGWAKPVPVNPRYFQDPVRGMMLVSLAGPGTNFALAVAFAAMFHALIWIAVLLGGAGMSVIEPLALMARYGVIINLILGIFNLFPIPPLDGSKILAGFLPVEGARFIYNFERYGFIVLILLLMTGVLQSVLLPLVSFFSGVLL, encoded by the coding sequence ATGTTCGACATTACAACATTCATTCGTGAACTGGCTTTAATAGCCGTACCTGTTCTCATTGCAATAACGTGTCACGAAGCTGCCCATGGATTTGCCGCTTGGCGGTTGGGCGATCCTACAGCCCGCCTTGCCGGAAGATTGACCTTCAATCCAGTCAAGCATGTGGACCCCATCGGCACCATCGCCTTTCCCCTGCTTCTCGTTCTGATCAAGAGTCCCTTCATCTTTGGCTGGGCCAAGCCTGTTCCGGTCAATCCCCGTTACTTCCAGGATCCCGTCAGGGGCATGATGCTGGTTTCGCTGGCCGGACCAGGGACCAACTTCGCTCTGGCTGTGGCGTTTGCAGCCATGTTTCATGCCTTGATCTGGATTGCGGTTCTGCTGGGCGGGGCCGGGATGAGCGTGATCGAGCCTTTGGCTCTGATGGCCCGCTACGGCGTGATCATCAACCTGATCCTGGGCATATTCAATCTGTTTCCCATCCCGCCGCTAGATGGGTCCAAGATTCTGGCCGGATTTTTGCCCGTGGAAGGGGCGCGTTTCATCTACAATTTCGAGCGGTACGGATTCATCGTTCTCATCCTGCTGTTGATGACCGGGGTTTTACAGAGCGTGCTGCTGCCGCTGGTATCGTTTTTTTCAGGAGTTTTGCTCTAG
- a CDS encoding tetratricopeptide repeat protein, producing MAKSTRKTNLEQDSKAALDSILNPEAKARLQREVSLSQPLKDNPERADVLEFPAAKDDQGSLQTSKKGKKETVSKQKTKKAPSSSKLTKPELENLTVEFREEIEAIGQEQKQLQQTTTEEFEQLRSGLQRLEQSLAAGDARINSDQEKLREVVEMAAAQQQRMDRLQEVLNERPWLKLHDELQDAVRESREKIAAMEKFVQSESTDLKKMLQDTIQKVSDLESQAARRPAEPVGVEQDLNSVKQRLSELENDLKNVKAVASAPAQKPAQAPAPTPAPAAAKSVPAGSSVAMVAQPAEQADETQAEEWMSRARLLWNGQRFTNAAAAVELLTKALDADPANAAIFNERGLAQIDAGFPDKALADFSRAIMLDAKLGSAFHNRGLLYMKMDKRDLACRDFRSAAALGDSRALKMAQETGYCGSSVLKKLFRGIID from the coding sequence ATGGCCAAAAGCACCAGAAAGACCAATTTGGAACAGGACAGCAAGGCAGCCTTGGATTCCATCCTGAATCCTGAAGCCAAGGCCAGGCTTCAACGGGAAGTGTCCCTGAGTCAGCCGCTGAAAGACAATCCAGAACGCGCCGACGTTCTGGAGTTTCCTGCGGCAAAAGATGATCAAGGTTCGTTGCAGACTTCAAAAAAGGGGAAGAAAGAAACCGTGTCCAAGCAAAAAACAAAAAAAGCGCCTTCAAGTTCAAAACTCACCAAACCCGAGCTGGAAAACCTCACAGTTGAGTTTCGTGAGGAAATTGAAGCCATCGGACAAGAGCAAAAACAGCTTCAGCAAACCACCACCGAGGAATTCGAGCAGTTGCGCTCCGGCTTACAGCGCCTGGAACAGTCTCTGGCGGCTGGCGATGCCCGTATAAACTCCGACCAGGAAAAGCTGCGGGAAGTGGTGGAAATGGCCGCGGCGCAACAACAGCGCATGGATAGGTTGCAGGAGGTGCTGAATGAACGTCCCTGGTTGAAGCTGCACGACGAGCTGCAAGACGCCGTGCGGGAGAGCCGGGAAAAAATCGCGGCCATGGAAAAATTTGTCCAGTCTGAATCCACTGACCTGAAAAAAATGCTTCAGGATACCATCCAAAAAGTTTCGGATCTGGAGAGCCAGGCTGCGAGGCGGCCTGCGGAACCTGTCGGTGTGGAGCAGGACCTGAATTCGGTGAAGCAACGTCTGAGCGAACTTGAAAACGACTTGAAGAATGTCAAGGCTGTCGCGTCCGCGCCTGCCCAAAAGCCTGCCCAGGCGCCTGCTCCGACACCGGCTCCTGCCGCGGCGAAATCCGTACCCGCCGGATCCTCCGTGGCCATGGTTGCCCAGCCGGCCGAACAGGCAGACGAAACGCAGGCCGAGGAATGGATGAGTCGAGCCAGGTTGCTCTGGAACGGGCAGCGCTTTACCAATGCCGCTGCGGCCGTGGAGTTGTTGACCAAGGCTCTGGACGCTGACCCGGCCAATGCCGCAATATTCAACGAGCGTGGGCTGGCTCAGATCGATGCCGGATTTCCGGACAAGGCGCTGGCCGACTTTTCACGGGCCATAATGCTGGATGCGAAACTGGGTTCCGCATTCCACAACCGTGGTCTGCTGTACATGAAAATGGACAAACGTGATCTTGCGTGCCGCGACTTCCGCTCCGCCGCCGCGCTGGGCGACTCCCGCGCATTGAAGATGGCCCAGGAAACAGGATACTGCGGAAGTTCCGTCCTGAAAAAACTGTTTCGTGGAATCATCGACTAG
- the trpS gene encoding tryptophan--tRNA ligase translates to MATTQQRIVSGMRPTGPLHLGHYFGVLENWIALQDEYECFFFVADWHALTSEYATPGRIKQFVPELVLDWVAAGLDPEKCTIFLQSQIKEHAELQLLFSMFTPLGWLERNPTYKEVKGELEGAKDLNTYGFLGYPVLMAADILIYRPHLVPVGQDQLPHLELTREIARRFNFLYTPLFPEPQAKLTEAQKLPGLDGRKMSKSYGNAIHLSETMEQVTPKIMGMLTDTNRMRKKDPGNPDQCNMYPYHVLMTDAETRKEITSGCTQAALGCVDCKKMLLKSLERFLGPIQERRAALEANPKRIWELLEAGNRRAHDVAVQTLTQTRERLNLEYGELSASGN, encoded by the coding sequence ATGGCAACAACCCAACAACGAATTGTCTCCGGGATGCGTCCCACAGGCCCGCTCCATCTGGGGCACTATTTCGGCGTTCTCGAAAACTGGATCGCCCTGCAGGACGAGTACGAGTGCTTTTTCTTTGTCGCGGACTGGCATGCTCTGACCAGCGAATATGCCACTCCCGGCAGGATCAAGCAGTTCGTCCCGGAATTGGTGCTGGACTGGGTGGCTGCCGGACTGGATCCTGAAAAGTGCACCATCTTCCTGCAATCCCAAATCAAGGAGCATGCGGAACTGCAACTGCTGTTCTCCATGTTCACGCCCCTGGGCTGGCTGGAACGCAACCCAACGTACAAGGAAGTGAAAGGCGAACTTGAGGGCGCGAAGGATTTGAACACCTACGGCTTTCTAGGCTACCCCGTGCTCATGGCCGCGGACATCCTGATCTATCGGCCGCATCTCGTGCCTGTGGGCCAGGATCAGTTGCCGCACCTGGAACTGACTCGGGAAATCGCACGAAGATTCAACTTTCTGTACACGCCGCTCTTTCCGGAACCGCAAGCCAAGCTGACCGAAGCGCAGAAACTGCCCGGACTTGACGGCCGAAAAATGAGCAAGAGCTACGGCAACGCCATTCATCTCTCGGAAACCATGGAGCAGGTTACTCCGAAAATAATGGGCATGCTCACGGACACGAACCGGATGCGCAAGAAAGATCCCGGCAATCCGGATCAGTGCAACATGTACCCATATCACGTACTGATGACGGATGCCGAGACACGCAAGGAAATAACATCCGGCTGCACTCAGGCCGCCTTGGGTTGCGTGGATTGCAAAAAAATGCTGCTGAAAAGTCTGGAACGGTTTCTCGGACCGATTCAGGAGCGTCGCGCCGCGCTGGAGGCAAATCCGAAGCGCATCTGGGAATTGCTGGAGGCCGGGAATCGCAGGGCGCATGACGTGGCCGTCCAGACCTTGACTCAGACCCGGGAGCGGCTCAATCTGGAGTACGGTGAATTGTCCGCATCGGGAAACTGA